From Humisphaera borealis, the proteins below share one genomic window:
- a CDS encoding alpha/beta hydrolase family esterase, whose protein sequence is MYRAALCLIAFLIVSVPVVAGEPARQTWSVDGVEREGLVYAPESAKKSPTPIVFVFHGHGGSMKNAARQFHIHDLWPEAIAVYLQGLNTPGRLTDPEGKKPGWQSGPGDQGDRDLKLFDTVLKSLKETYKVDESRIYSTGHSNGGGFTYLLWAARGEVFAAMAPSAAAAAKTSNLLKPKPVLHLAGETDPLVKYEWQKAMMDYLRKLNGCAAEGKKEGERLTVYPSATGTPVATYIHPGGHQFTPDSPAVIVKFLKEQVKPVK, encoded by the coding sequence ATGTATCGCGCAGCTCTTTGCCTGATCGCATTTCTGATCGTTTCGGTCCCGGTCGTTGCCGGCGAACCCGCGCGGCAAACCTGGTCCGTTGACGGCGTCGAACGCGAGGGCCTGGTCTATGCCCCGGAGTCGGCCAAAAAGAGCCCGACGCCGATCGTGTTCGTTTTCCACGGTCACGGCGGATCGATGAAGAACGCCGCCCGGCAGTTTCACATCCACGACCTGTGGCCCGAGGCGATTGCGGTCTACCTTCAGGGATTGAACACGCCCGGCAGACTGACCGACCCCGAAGGCAAGAAGCCGGGCTGGCAGTCGGGCCCGGGTGATCAGGGGGACCGCGACCTCAAGCTGTTCGATACGGTCTTGAAGTCACTCAAGGAGACATACAAGGTCGATGAGAGCCGGATCTACTCGACCGGGCATTCCAACGGCGGCGGCTTCACATATTTGCTGTGGGCCGCGCGAGGCGAGGTGTTCGCGGCGATGGCTCCGTCCGCCGCGGCCGCGGCCAAGACGTCCAACCTGCTCAAGCCCAAGCCCGTCCTTCACCTGGCTGGCGAGACCGACCCGCTGGTCAAATACGAATGGCAGAAGGCGATGATGGACTACCTTCGGAAACTGAACGGCTGCGCCGCCGAGGGCAAGAAAGAGGGGGAGCGACTCACCGTTTATCCTTCGGCGACTGGTACACCAGTGGCAACATACATCCATCCCGGCGGGCATCAGTTCACACCGGATTCGCCGGCGGTGATCGTGAAGTTTTTGAAGGAGCAAGTGAAGCCAGTGAAGTGA
- a CDS encoding PVC-type heme-binding CxxCH protein — MKTSKVIVASVAVAAGLLAAGLTAFAADAPKPAPKDVIPHAQKAPPGPALSSAEAIAKMEMPAGFKVECVAEEPLVVNPTSFTWDDRGRIWVTESIEYPRKPSGKGQDRVKILTDTDGDGKMDKATIFKDGLNIPCGVVHGNGGVYVTNAPDILFLEDTNGDDVADKETVILTGFGRADTHELPNSLTWGPDGWLYGMNGVFNPATVKDPASEKVYNFSCAIWRYHPPTKRFELFAEGTSNPWGLDYNRAGEWFISCCVIDHMFHMTQSGYYHRQGGAYPPNVQMAKLPSITTQRHQAAAYAGLCIYDADAYPEEYRGRLIMGNLHGSALNQDVLSRNGSTYRQSTVKAPGGKEDKSPLSDEMGSLDFLQANDAWFMPVAQKIGPDGCIYVMDWYDRYHCYQDANRDPQGLDRLKGRIYRISHNNTPRAKPFDLAKASSDELLAALDHPNVWWRRTAQRLLNERHQLLMDPPMFEKIAKLATGPNTANNAAMHALWLLVSQNTIDADLLQKLLSHSDETVRAWAVRAVGNAGRAPQPIAQKLIEMATKDPSPSVRVQIPIAAGRLTREDPLPILLSLLKDPANGKDPLIPHITYMNLRPLAESKGQAILDGLAAIPDVEKAFGETTVKWIKQAIATSGKGADAIVGEVVKNLKASPEPKKAGQAMATLVDGLASLPIEDRAKAIKPEVRQTITKYINDSEPAARIPATTIALWWNDAKAIESARLIVADAAAPLEARLSLARTLGDARAAGNIPAFAALAGDGNVPICLRQVAIDAIGNSGGEKSIVGLYANLPAEMKPAAINTLTRSLGGASALLTAIENKTIPSRDLTSNHARSIQALGNSKVAERLEAAWGTIKTERDPERVKVVDRMKKVVEAGKGNASAGWKVFEARCAQCHTIYGKGGTLGPDLTGVGRDDVTAILTNVLDPNLVIGKPYYVNVARLKDGDVVSGLLVEESESQIVLKDQTRTMNIPRSNLQKLSVQEISFMPEGLEQQMSEQEFRDLVAFLLTREPPK, encoded by the coding sequence ATGAAAACTTCGAAGGTTATCGTCGCATCCGTAGCCGTCGCGGCTGGTCTGCTTGCGGCGGGGTTGACCGCTTTCGCTGCCGATGCGCCCAAACCGGCGCCCAAGGACGTCATCCCTCATGCCCAGAAAGCCCCGCCGGGGCCGGCGCTCTCGTCGGCCGAGGCGATTGCAAAGATGGAAATGCCCGCCGGTTTCAAAGTCGAATGCGTCGCCGAGGAACCGCTGGTGGTCAACCCCACCAGTTTCACGTGGGACGACCGTGGCCGCATCTGGGTCACGGAATCCATCGAGTACCCCCGCAAGCCCAGTGGCAAAGGACAGGATCGCGTCAAGATCCTGACCGACACCGACGGCGACGGGAAAATGGACAAGGCCACAATCTTCAAAGACGGACTGAATATTCCGTGCGGCGTCGTCCACGGGAACGGCGGCGTCTATGTCACCAACGCGCCTGACATCCTCTTCCTCGAGGACACCAACGGCGACGACGTCGCGGACAAGGAAACCGTCATCCTTACCGGCTTCGGCCGCGCCGACACGCACGAACTGCCCAACAGCCTGACCTGGGGCCCCGACGGTTGGCTCTACGGGATGAACGGCGTGTTCAACCCCGCCACCGTCAAAGACCCTGCCAGCGAAAAAGTCTACAACTTCAGCTGCGCCATCTGGCGGTATCACCCGCCGACGAAGCGGTTCGAGCTCTTCGCCGAAGGCACCAGCAACCCCTGGGGCCTCGACTACAACCGCGCCGGCGAGTGGTTCATCTCCTGTTGCGTCATCGACCACATGTTCCACATGACGCAGTCGGGCTACTACCACCGTCAGGGCGGTGCCTATCCCCCGAACGTGCAGATGGCCAAGTTGCCGTCGATCACCACGCAGCGGCATCAGGCGGCGGCGTATGCCGGGCTTTGCATCTACGATGCCGACGCCTATCCCGAGGAGTACCGCGGCCGGCTGATCATGGGCAACCTGCACGGCTCGGCGTTGAACCAGGACGTGCTATCGCGCAACGGCAGCACCTATCGACAGTCCACCGTCAAAGCCCCCGGCGGGAAGGAAGACAAGTCGCCCCTGTCCGACGAGATGGGGAGCCTCGATTTCCTGCAGGCCAACGACGCCTGGTTCATGCCTGTGGCACAGAAGATCGGCCCCGACGGCTGCATCTATGTCATGGACTGGTACGACCGCTATCACTGCTATCAGGACGCCAACCGCGACCCCCAGGGACTCGACCGCTTGAAGGGCCGCATCTACCGCATCAGCCATAACAATACGCCGCGGGCTAAACCGTTCGACCTGGCCAAGGCATCATCCGATGAACTGCTGGCGGCACTGGATCATCCCAACGTCTGGTGGCGAAGGACCGCGCAGCGGCTGCTGAACGAGCGGCACCAGTTGCTGATGGATCCGCCGATGTTCGAGAAGATCGCAAAGCTCGCGACAGGCCCCAACACCGCCAACAACGCGGCGATGCACGCCCTGTGGCTCCTGGTGAGCCAGAACACGATCGATGCAGACCTGCTCCAGAAGCTGTTGTCTCACTCGGATGAAACCGTTCGTGCCTGGGCTGTTCGGGCCGTTGGCAATGCCGGTCGCGCGCCGCAGCCGATTGCTCAGAAGCTTATCGAGATGGCCACCAAGGATCCGTCGCCGTCGGTGCGGGTGCAGATTCCGATCGCCGCCGGCCGACTGACGCGGGAAGACCCCCTGCCGATCCTGCTGTCGTTACTCAAGGACCCCGCCAACGGCAAAGACCCGCTCATCCCGCACATCACCTACATGAACCTCCGCCCGCTCGCCGAGAGCAAGGGGCAGGCGATCCTCGACGGGCTTGCGGCGATCCCCGACGTCGAGAAGGCGTTCGGTGAAACGACCGTCAAGTGGATCAAGCAGGCGATTGCTACCAGCGGCAAGGGTGCCGATGCGATTGTCGGCGAGGTCGTGAAGAACTTGAAAGCCTCCCCCGAACCCAAGAAGGCCGGCCAGGCGATGGCCACCCTGGTTGATGGGCTGGCCAGCCTGCCGATCGAGGACCGCGCCAAGGCGATCAAGCCGGAAGTGCGGCAAACGATTACGAAGTACATCAACGACAGCGAGCCGGCGGCCCGCATCCCCGCGACGACCATCGCCCTCTGGTGGAACGACGCCAAGGCGATCGAGTCGGCCCGACTCATTGTCGCCGATGCCGCCGCACCGCTCGAAGCCCGCCTGAGCCTTGCCCGCACCCTCGGCGACGCCAGGGCCGCCGGCAACATTCCTGCGTTCGCCGCCCTTGCCGGAGATGGCAATGTCCCGATCTGTCTGCGGCAGGTCGCCATTGATGCCATCGGCAATTCGGGCGGTGAAAAGTCCATCGTCGGGCTGTATGCGAACCTGCCGGCCGAGATGAAGCCGGCCGCGATCAACACGCTTACGCGCTCGCTCGGCGGCGCGTCGGCGCTGCTTACCGCGATCGAGAACAAGACGATCCCGTCGCGCGACCTGACGAGCAACCATGCGCGGTCGATCCAGGCGCTGGGCAACAGCAAGGTCGCCGAACGCCTCGAGGCCGCCTGGGGCACCATCAAGACCGAGCGCGATCCCGAACGCGTGAAGGTTGTCGACAGGATGAAGAAGGTGGTCGAAGCAGGCAAGGGCAACGCCAGCGCCGGCTGGAAAGTCTTCGAAGCCCGCTGTGCCCAGTGCCACACGATCTACGGCAAAGGCGGCACGCTCGGCCCCGATCTCACCGGCGTCGGCCGGGATGACGTGACGGCGATTCTCACCAACGTCCTGGACCCCAACCTGGTCATCGGCAAGCCCTACTACGTGAATGTCGCCAGGCTTAAGGACGGCGACGTCGTCTCCGGGCTGCTTGTCGAAGAGTCCGAATCGCAGATCGTCCTGAAGGACCAGACCCGAACGATGAACATCCCGCGGTCGAATCTTCAGAAACTTAGCGTGCAGGAGATCAGCTTCATGCCGGAGGGACTGGAGCAGCAGATGAGCGAACAGGAGTTCCGGGACCTGGTTGCTTTCCTGTTGACCCGCGAACCGCCGAAGTAG
- a CDS encoding sugar phosphate isomerase/epimerase family protein has translation MQTISRRHILGGAAAMALGAGSARTLLGEVTATPATPAGTPKFQLGTVTYNVSKDYDLPTLLKVCKNAGIAAVELRTTHKHGVEPTLSKADRADVKKRFADSGVVCWGTGSTCEFHAADAATVQKNIETCKQFIDLTADIGGHGVKVRPNGFPKDVPEAKTLEQIGKALVECGKAAESAGVEICVEVHGAGTSHPPHMKTVMEHCGHKSVGLTWNSNATDVKDGSVAEYFAMLRPWIKSCHINDLSKGAAGYPYRELFKLFRDTGYDRYTMCEVGTGFTDPTAGETFYRHYKALWTMLATA, from the coding sequence ATGCAGACGATCTCGCGGCGACACATCCTCGGCGGTGCGGCGGCGATGGCATTGGGTGCGGGCTCGGCCCGGACACTCCTGGGCGAAGTGACCGCCACCCCGGCCACCCCGGCGGGCACACCCAAGTTCCAACTTGGCACGGTCACCTACAACGTTTCAAAGGATTATGACCTGCCGACACTCCTGAAAGTCTGCAAGAACGCCGGCATCGCCGCCGTCGAACTGCGGACCACGCACAAGCATGGCGTCGAGCCGACGCTCTCCAAGGCCGACCGCGCCGACGTGAAGAAGCGTTTCGCCGACAGTGGCGTCGTCTGCTGGGGAACCGGTTCGACGTGCGAGTTCCACGCCGCCGATGCCGCCACCGTGCAGAAGAACATCGAAACCTGCAAGCAGTTCATCGACCTGACGGCCGACATCGGCGGGCACGGCGTGAAGGTCCGACCCAACGGCTTTCCCAAAGACGTGCCGGAAGCCAAGACGCTCGAACAGATCGGCAAGGCTCTGGTCGAATGTGGCAAGGCCGCCGAGTCGGCCGGTGTCGAGATCTGTGTGGAGGTTCACGGCGCGGGCACGAGCCATCCGCCTCACATGAAGACGGTGATGGAGCACTGCGGGCATAAGAGCGTCGGCCTGACGTGGAACTCCAATGCAACGGACGTGAAAGACGGCAGCGTTGCCGAGTACTTCGCGATGCTCCGGCCCTGGATCAAGTCGTGCCATATCAACGACCTGTCGAAGGGCGCGGCCGGCTATCCGTATCGCGAACTGTTCAAGCTCTTCCGCGACACGGGATACGACCGCTACACGATGTGCGAAGTAGGAACCGGCTTCACCGACCCGACGGCGGGGGAGACGTTCTATAGGCACTACAAAGCGCTTTGGACGATGCTGGCGACGGCGTGA